From Rhodovibrio salinarum DSM 9154:
CACATCTTCACGCAGCGCCTTCAGGATCGGCCGCTCGATCAGGAACTGCTCGGAGAAGATGTCGGCGGACAGTTGCTCGCGGTCGCGGTCGCCGGCGGCTTCCGACATGCGGATTTCGACCATCTGCCGGGCGTAATTCCATTCATAGACCGCCGACGCGACGTCCAGCCCTTCATAGCATTGCAGGCGCACCAAGCTCCGTCCCAGCGTCTCCGCCAGGACCTTGGCGATCTCGGTTTTGCCGGTGCCAGCCTCGCCCTCCAGGAACAGCGGCCGGCCAAGCGATAGCGACAGGTAGAGAACAGTCGACAGACTGCGGTCGGCGACGTAGCGGCCGTCGGACAGCAACTGCTGGGTTGCATCGACGCTTGTCGGCAGAGCGGCCATGCGGTTCGCGGCTCCCGTGATCGTCATGCGCAAAGGCGGATCAGTAATCTGCGGACACCATGCGTCGGCGCGACGCAACTCTCGCTCTTAGGCGTGCTAGCAGACGACCCACCCCCCGACAAGCGCGTCTACTTCCGGACGTAACTGCCGTCCGACTTCTTGAAGTAGGTCCCGACCGGCGCCTTCTCCAGGATCTTAGGCGCGTAGACCTTACCAACGGACTCAGGCGTGACGCCCTGCTGTTGGGCACGCTTCTCATAGACCTGACGGCGTTCCGCGTTGATCCGCTCAACGACCTGCTGGGCTTCAGCCGGGGGGGTGCCGACACGGACTTCGACGTAGCCGTCCCACCGCTCGGCGATCACGCCATCGGCGCGCAATTCATCCAGGGACGCAGCCTCGGCCGGTGTACTCGCGCCGAAGCTCACTAGGGCGAGGAACAGGCAGGCGAGGGCAGTCAGAAGGGTGCGGCGTGCGAACATGAACGGCGGCTCTCCAAAGCGCATATCGGGACCTAAGATGTTGGCGTATCTAGAAGATATCCGGATTCTCCTGGATGTCTTCCTCCGCCTTCTCCTCCAGCTTCACCCGGACCTCGGCGTCGAGCTTGACGTTGAGGTTGATGGTGATCGGCTTGTCCGGCGCTTCCACCTTCACTGTGGGTTGGCAGGCCGTGACAAGAAGGACCAGTGCGAGCAGCGGCGCGGCAGACATCTGGATCCCGGAAATGCGCACGAGTCTATACCTCCAAATTCGCATGCAATTATGCTCTCAAATAAAAGCGACGTCGGCAAGAGCCTACGCGCGGCGTCCCGAACGACCAAGCAGGAACCGCCAGCATGCTATTGGATCTCGATCGTTTCGGCGCCGCGGTTTTCAAGAGCCCGTTGGAGGAGATCGGTGGTCAGGGTTTGACCTTTCTGAAGAGCTTGCAAGATCGGGTTCAAGTCACCTGTTAGATTGATGTTGAACTTGAAGGGATAGCCGTCGAGCACATCGGGGTTACGGCCCTGCATCGTGATTCCTAGGACCGGATTCCCCCCAGCCGGCTGGGTCACGGTAAGTGAGAGCAGGTCGTAGCGGAAATCCTTGAGCGCGCGGACCATCAGCTGCACCGACTCGCCCTGGCTGGCGAGCGCATCCTGTGCGGCGCCGAACGTCACCCGGATGCGGCCCGTATCCACCGCGGCGAGCTTGCCCTGTTCGATCTGGAAGCCATCGGGCCCCCAATGCAGCGGAATGTCCCCGGCAAGCGTGCCCTCGGCGCTCAACCCATCGACCTCCAGCAGACCGACCAGTTGGCTCATCGACAGGTCGCGGACCTGGACGTTCAGGCGGTTGTCATCCCCCCATGGCCGCAAGGTCGCATCACGCACGAACACCTCGCCCTCAGCCAGGGTCCCATCTGCGCGGGCGAGGTGGATCACAGGGTCACCCTCCTCGCTGTCGACGTCGAAGAGGATCTCGACCCCTTCGAGCGGCACGCCGGCGGTCACGCTGTCCGCGGTCAGACGTTGGTTTGCGGACGTATCGGTCGGGGTCAGGCTGTCGAAGAACACGGTGCCCGAGAGCCCGGCAACCGTGGCGACAGCCGTTGTGAAGCTGAGGTCGGTCAGGGCCACCGTGGCGGTGTCGGTTAGACCGGCCGGTGTCCAGGACAGGGCGCCGCGCACGCCGAACTCGCCCTCGACATTGCGCACCTGCGCGCCGAGCCAGGGGGAAATGCGACCCGGCTGCACCCCACCGGGGACAAAGCTGGCATTGAAAGGCCCAATGGTGGCCTCGCCATTACGAGCATCTGCGTCGGTGCGGGCACTGAAGGGCAGGGTGATGTCCGTGCCCTTCACGATCTGTTGGCCCACCACGCGCCAGCCTTGGTCGTCGGTGGCGTGCAACTGCATCCACAGCAAGCTGGGCTTGAGCACTGCGGGGGTCGCATCGTGGGTCAGGTGGCCCAGAGTGATCAGTGCGACCGGATTGCCATAACTCTGCTTGAACTCCGCCGAGACCTCGCGCGCTTGGATCTGGAGGTCCGGAACGGTCAAGCGCCCGCCGTCGAAAGCGATACGCGCCTTGAGCGGCTGCAGGCTTTCCAGGGCCAGATCGAGCGGACCGGGCGTCAGACTGGTCCGCAGATTGTCAGCCTCCTGGCGCAACAGGGTGGCATTTAGCGTTCCCGGATCGGCTTTCACCTGCGCCTGCAACCGGCCGCTGGCGGCGGTTGCTTGGAGATCGGTGAACGTCAATGTGACCGGCGTGTCGACCTTGACCGGGCTGGTGTCGGGCAGTTCCGGAATCGTCAACGTGGCGGGGGCGGACAGGCCCACGCGGGTCCCCGCCAACGTGGCACGCACGGCAAGCGGCGCGGTCAGCCGCATGTCATTGATCCGCCTGCCAGACTGAGCGACCGACAGACCGTCGGCATCCAACGTGCCGTCCAGCGTGAGCCCGCCAGGCTTGATCGTGGCCTGCCCATTGAAGGCGAACGCATCCAAGCGGTGCGGGCCATAGGCAAGGTCGCGGCCTTGCGCGTCCAGCAAATCGACGCGCGCCACCTGCAAGCCAAACCCGCGATCGAGCGTTCCGTTGGCGGCAGCCCGCACGCGCAGCTCGGGCGTGTTGCCATCCTCCGCCCCGCTGCCAGCCTGTACGCTCGCCCGGCCGTTCCAACGCCAAACGGCCGTATCGTCTGCGGCCATCTCCTGTATGGCGTGCAACTCGACGAGTTCGTGTCCCCCGGACCAGGGAGAGAGGGTGAGCTGTCTGAATTCCCCGACCTGCGCCGCTGCGTCCGCCGGCAAACCAAGTGCCGCCAGCCGGTCGCCTTCCAGTGTGTCGGCCTGGACCTTGAGCGGATCGAGCAGCCGAACCACCAGGGAGCCATCGGAAGCCGCGAGATGCAGGGTCGTGCCCGCCTGAACGCCAGTTGCCAGATCCGGCAGATCCAGATCGGCCACGGATAGCTCCAGGTTCAGGCGGGAACTTGGTCGAATCAGGTTTTGCAGGGTCAGCGCACTGCCTGGTGTCGGAAACTGCAACTCGCCGGTCAGGGCAAAGTCGGCGTGGCCCGCCGTGGGTCGGTGCGGCACGTCGTCAGGCCATGGCAGCCGGGCGAGGGCGCTTTTTCCAGTCACTTTTAGGAAAACGTGCGGATCCAACTGCAGTTGCCGGGCATCCAGACTAAGATCGGCGGTGGTGTGCGGCGTACGGGCCCGGCCACGCAGGGTGCCACGCATCTCCCCATCGCGACGGCCGATGCGCCCGGCCAGGGAAAGCTGCACGACCGACCGGGCACCCCGCACGTCGACCGCCGCGTTGCGCAGAAGCACGGTCGGTAAACCATCGGGCACACGCGGTGTCGTAGATGGGCCGGTCTCCGCCGATTTACCGTTGGAGACTAAGCCAAGCACGCCGCCCATCGGTTGCTCGGCCGTCAGATCGACCGTCACGCGTGGCCCGTCAATCTCGATCCGGCCGATGCGTCCGTCGATCAAGGAGGCGGGGGTAAAGGCGACGGCGATCCGCGCGGCCTTAGGCGCGCCAGGGCCAAGGTCAATGTCGGTCAACTCCAACCGCTCGGTGGTCAGAGTTGCAACGGTAAGTTCGGCGTTGGGAAAGCCGCGTTGCGCCAGCAGTTGACGCGCCACCGCTTCGGCAACCTCCGCCCGGGCGAGCAGAAGCCCAGCCGCAAGCACGACGAGGAGCGTAACAACCGACAGAGGCAGCCAGAGCAGCCAGCGGCGCATGAGAGACGGCTTTGTCGTGACGATGGAATGCGACTAACGCGGGAGCATGGCGCGCCTATGGCGGGAAAGCAAACGGCCGGCCCCGCAGATGATGCGCGGGACCGGCCATCAAGTTCATCGTTCAGGTCGGGATAATCAGCCTGCAGCCTGAACGGCGCGCTTCGCCATCACGGTGACCAGATGCGCCCGGTAGTCCGCACTGGCGTGCAGGTCGCTGTTAAGCTCGTCTGCGGAGACCTTGATGTCCTTGATCGCGTCCGGCGACCAGTTGGCGCTGAGCGCCTGTTCCATCTCCGGCATGCGGAAGGCGCAGGGGCCGGCGCCCGTGATGGCCACCCGCACGCCGCCATCGGTCTGGGCCACGAAAGCGCCGACGATGGCATAGCGCGACGCCGGATTGTGGAACTTGGCGTAGGCGCTTTTCTGCGGAACCGGGAAAGCAACCTCCTTGATCAACTCGCCCTCTTCGAGCGCCGTCTCGAACAGGCCCTGGAAGAAGTCATCTCCCGGAATCTCCCGCTTGTTGGTCCGCACGGTCGCCCCCAGGCCAAGCACGGCGCCCGGATAGTCCGAGGCGGGGTCATTGTTGGCCAGCGAGCCGCCGATCGTCCCACGGTTGCGCACCTGCGGGTCGCCGATCGCCCCAGCCAAGTTGGCGAGGCCGGGGATCTTCGCCTGCACCGTCTTGTCGTTGGCGACCATGTCATGCGGCGTCATGGCACCAACGACGATCTGGCCGCCTTCCTCCCGGATGCCTTTGAGGTCGGCGATGCCGGACAGGTCAACAAGCTGCGAGGGCGCAGCCAGACGCTGCTTCATCGTGGGCAGCAGGGTCTGGCCGCCGGCGAGCAGCGACGCCTCATCGTCTTGAGCGAGAATTTGCGCCGCCTCGTCCAGACTGCTCGGCCGGTGATAGTCGAACTGATACATGGCGTCTTTCGCCTCCCTATTCGGCCGCCGGGGCCAGGCGCTGCTGCGCCAGGCGCCAGACCTTCTCGCGGGTTGCCGGCATCTGAATCTCCTCGGTGCCGAGCGCGTCGGTGATGGCGTTCATCAACGCCGCC
This genomic window contains:
- a CDS encoding YdbL family protein; this translates as MFARRTLLTALACLFLALVSFGASTPAEAASLDELRADGVIAERWDGYVEVRVGTPPAEAQQVVERINAERRQVYEKRAQQQGVTPESVGKVYAPKILEKAPVGTYFKKSDGSYVRK
- a CDS encoding YnbE family lipoprotein encodes the protein MRISGIQMSAAPLLALVLLVTACQPTVKVEAPDKPITINLNVKLDAEVRVKLEEKAEEDIQENPDIF
- a CDS encoding intermembrane phospholipid transport protein YdbH family protein → MRRWLLWLPLSVVTLLVVLAAGLLLARAEVAEAVARQLLAQRGFPNAELTVATLTTERLELTDIDLGPGAPKAARIAVAFTPASLIDGRIGRIEIDGPRVTVDLTAEQPMGGVLGLVSNGKSAETGPSTTPRVPDGLPTVLLRNAAVDVRGARSVVQLSLAGRIGRRDGEMRGTLRGRARTPHTTADLSLDARQLQLDPHVFLKVTGKSALARLPWPDDVPHRPTAGHADFALTGELQFPTPGSALTLQNLIRPSSRLNLELSVADLDLPDLATGVQAGTTLHLAASDGSLVVRLLDPLKVQADTLEGDRLAALGLPADAAAQVGEFRQLTLSPWSGGHELVELHAIQEMAADDTAVWRWNGRASVQAGSGAEDGNTPELRVRAAANGTLDRGFGLQVARVDLLDAQGRDLAYGPHRLDAFAFNGQATIKPGGLTLDGTLDADGLSVAQSGRRINDMRLTAPLAVRATLAGTRVGLSAPATLTIPELPDTSPVKVDTPVTLTFTDLQATAASGRLQAQVKADPGTLNATLLRQEADNLRTSLTPGPLDLALESLQPLKARIAFDGGRLTVPDLQIQAREVSAEFKQSYGNPVALITLGHLTHDATPAVLKPSLLWMQLHATDDQGWRVVGQQIVKGTDITLPFSARTDADARNGEATIGPFNASFVPGGVQPGRISPWLGAQVRNVEGEFGVRGALSWTPAGLTDTATVALTDLSFTTAVATVAGLSGTVFFDSLTPTDTSANQRLTADSVTAGVPLEGVEILFDVDSEEGDPVIHLARADGTLAEGEVFVRDATLRPWGDDNRLNVQVRDLSMSQLVGLLEVDGLSAEGTLAGDIPLHWGPDGFQIEQGKLAAVDTGRIRVTFGAAQDALASQGESVQLMVRALKDFRYDLLSLTVTQPAGGNPVLGITMQGRNPDVLDGYPFKFNINLTGDLNPILQALQKGQTLTTDLLQRALENRGAETIEIQ
- a CDS encoding FAD binding domain-containing protein, which translates into the protein MYQFDYHRPSSLDEAAQILAQDDEASLLAGGQTLLPTMKQRLAAPSQLVDLSGIADLKGIREEGGQIVVGAMTPHDMVANDKTVQAKIPGLANLAGAIGDPQVRNRGTIGGSLANNDPASDYPGAVLGLGATVRTNKREIPGDDFFQGLFETALEEGELIKEVAFPVPQKSAYAKFHNPASRYAIVGAFVAQTDGGVRVAITGAGPCAFRMPEMEQALSANWSPDAIKDIKVSADELNSDLHASADYRAHLVTVMAKRAVQAAG